CGTACGCCGAACCGCACCTCGACTACGACGACGGCGGCGAGCGCCCGCTCCACCACCACGTCGCCGCCGCGCTCGCGAGTCGGACCAGCCTCGCGGAGCGCGAGGTCGTCGACGACGCCGCCGTCGCGGTGCGAGCGGCGTTCGACGCACCGGTCGAGACGCGCGACGGCGCCGTCGAAGCGGTCGCCACCCTCGCCGAGCGCTACCCGGTCGGCGTCTGCTCGAACTGCAGCGTTCCGGGCCTCGTCCAGCGGACGCTCGACCGCTCCGCGCTCGACCCCGGGGCGTTCGAGACGGTGACCGCGAGCGTCGACTGCGGGTGGCGCAAGCCGGACCGGCGGGCGTTCGCGACCGTCGCCGACGGGTTGGGCGTCCCCGTCGACAGCCTCCTCCACGTGGGCGACGACCCGGCGACCGACGGCGCCGTCGCCGACCACGGCGGGGTCGCGCTGCTCGTCGACGACGTGCCGCTGCGCGACCTGCCGGCGACGGTGGAGGCACGATGGGGCTGACCGCGCTCGCCGCCGTCGCGCTGGCGGCCGGCCTCGACGCGACCGCCGAGGAGTTCCCCGGGCCAGTCCACCCGGTCGCGCTGTTCGGTCGCGTCGTCGACCGAGTCAACCGCGAGTGGGCCAGACCCACAGCGGTGGGAGTCGCTGTCGCGGTCGTGCTTCCGCTGGCGGCTGCCGCGGTCGCGTGGGGCGTCGTCACCGGCGTCGAGCGACTCGTCGCCGCGGTCGTCGTCGGCCCCGGCGGCGCAGTCGCCGCGGCGGTCGCGACGGCGGTCGTGGCGGGCCTCGCGCTGTTCGCGACGACGAGTCTGCGGATGCTCGTCGGGGCCGCCCGCGAGGTGGTCGCCGCCAGCGAGTCCGACCCCGCGGCCGCGCGGGCGGCGTCGCTCGCGCTGGTGGGCCGCGACACGTCGTCGCTGTCGCCCGCCGAACTCCGGAGCGCGGCCGTCGAGAGCGCCGCCGAGAACCTCGCCGACGGCCTCGTCGCCCCGTTGCTCGCCTTCGCCGTCGGCGCGCAGGCGTCGGTCGCGGTCGGCGTCGCCTGCGCCGCGTGGGTGAAGGCCGTGAACACGCTCGACTCGATGCTGGGGTACCCCGACACGCCACACGGGACCGCCAGCGCCCGCCTCGACGACGCGGTTATGTGGGTCCCCGCCCGCCTGTCTGCCGTGTTGCTCGCGACCGCCGCGCGGTCACCGACCGCGCTGTCGACGGCCCGGCGCTGGGCGCGCGCCCCCGCCTCCCCGAACTCCGGGTGGCCGATGGCGACGACCGCCGCCGCGCTGGGGGCTCGCCTGCGAAAGCGCGACGCCTACGACCTCAACCCCGACGCGCCGCTGCCCACGCCGGCGACCGCCCGCACCGGCGTGCAGACGGTGTCGGTCGCGGGGTGGCTCGCGTTCCTGCTCGCGGGGGTGGCGGCGTGGCTGTGAGCGCGGTGGCCGCCCTCCGGGGCGCGCTCGGCTTCCTCTCGCGCGTGCCAGTC
The DNA window shown above is from Halobaculum marinum and carries:
- a CDS encoding HAD family hydrolase encodes the protein MTGDEGAAGRVAAVSFDLFGTLVNADRPADPATAVARELRERGVTVPDDWAAAYAEPHLDYDDGGERPLHHHVAAALASRTSLAEREVVDDAAVAVRAAFDAPVETRDGAVEAVATLAERYPVGVCSNCSVPGLVQRTLDRSALDPGAFETVTASVDCGWRKPDRRAFATVADGLGVPVDSLLHVGDDPATDGAVADHGGVALLVDDVPLRDLPATVEARWG
- a CDS encoding CobD/CbiB family cobalamin biosynthesis protein, with translation MGLTALAAVALAAGLDATAEEFPGPVHPVALFGRVVDRVNREWARPTAVGVAVAVVLPLAAAAVAWGVVTGVERLVAAVVVGPGGAVAAAVATAVVAGLALFATTSLRMLVGAAREVVAASESDPAAARAASLALVGRDTSSLSPAELRSAAVESAAENLADGLVAPLLAFAVGAQASVAVGVACAAWVKAVNTLDSMLGYPDTPHGTASARLDDAVMWVPARLSAVLLATAARSPTALSTARRWARAPASPNSGWPMATTAAALGARLRKRDAYDLNPDAPLPTPATARTGVQTVSVAGWLAFLLAGVAAWL